The DNA sequence AAAGGAGAGGGGGAAATAGCTCTAATAGTTAGCTTTATCTAGGACTAAAAACTAGTCCCCGTTCTCCTTTTCGGAGAAGGGGCTATGGGATGAGGCGCACACGGGTGACAATTCACTCCGTTTTCATCTTTTCTAATGCGGTTCTCATACCGTTTTAATGTCGCGGGGGGTGCTTTGTGGGCAGTTGCCACTGCCCCGATTACTCATGCCTACTCCCTTTCGGCCGTTGAATTTCCTGGCTTTGCTGCTGGCGGGGGCCCTGGCTTTGTCGCTGGCACTCAATGGTTTTTTGCTATATAGCCGCGCCCCGGCGACGGTCGACTACGAAGACCTTCAGGAAACCGAAGCCGACCTGCGCCTCACGCAGCGGCTGCTGACCCGCTGCCAGGCCGACCACCAGCAGCAAGATAGCCTGCTGGCGCTGCGGCCCGCGCTGCCGGCCATTTTGCCCACCGCTACTACCTCGACCCAGTAACCAGCCGAAATCTTTTCGCTTGCTCATTTTTTACCCCCATGAATTTCTTGTTTCGCCGCGCCTTCTTTCGCCCATTCACGCTAGCTGCTACGGCGGGCCTGCTGGCCGCCGGCCTTAGCGGCTGCTCGGCCAGGGCCGAAAAAGACACGGCCGAGGCCCCGCCCGTTGTGCCGGTGGTGACGCTGAAAATCTCCAGCCAGGAGCTGCACCGCGACTACGTAGCCGACGTGCAGGCCGTGCGCAACGTGGAGGTGCGGGCCCAGGTGGCGGGTTTTCTGGAGCACATTTACGTGGAAGAAGGCAAGCCCGTGAAGAAGGGCCAGCTGCTGTTCCGCCTCAATGCCAGCGCCTACCAGAACAAACTGGCCCAGGCCCGCGCCGTCGTGGCCAGCGCCCAGGCCCAGGCCGCCGCCGTGCGCGTAGAGCGCGACCGCGTGCGCCTACTGGTGGATAAAAACGTGATTGCCAAGTCGGAGCTGGCCCTTTCGGATAGCAAGGTCAACGATGCGCAGGCCCAGATTGCGGCCGCCCGCGCCGGCGAGGCCGCCGCCCGCCTCAGCCTGAGCTACACGCTGGTGCGCGCACCCTTTGATGGGGTTATTGACCGCATTCCGCTCAAAATGGGTAGTGTGGTGCAAGAAGGCACCCTGCTTACCACGGTGTCGGACCTGAGCTCTGTGTTTGCCTACTTCGACGTGGCCGAGGGCAGCTACATGGACTACAACAAGGCTAAGAAGCTACATCCCGAGCTACACCCTGATTCTGTGCATCTTACCCTGGCTAACGGCGACGTGTACCCCCTCACCGGCCACATCGAAACGGCGGAGAGCGAGTTCAACCCCAACACCGGCTCAATTGCCCTCAAGGCCCGCTTTGCCAACCCGCAGCGGCTACTGAAGCACGGGGCCTCGGGCAAGGTGCGCATTACCAGCGAGCTGCCCACGGCGCTGCTGCTGCCGCAAAAGGCCGTGTTTGAGGTGCAGGACAAAAACTACGTGTACGTGGTGGACCAGAGCGGCCTGATCCACACCCGCAACTTCGTACCGCAGGCCCGCATAGGCGACAGCTACGTGGTGAAGGAGGGCCTTAAGCCCGGCGAGCGTGTGGTGTACGAGGGGGCCCCCGAGCTGCGCGACGGCCAGCTTATCCGGGCCAAAGCCGTGCTCCTGGACTCGGCGGCCGTGGCCGCGCAATAGCGTACTTGAGCAGCAGCACTTGGCTAAGCTAAAAGACCGTCATGCTCATCTGGCGTCCG is a window from the Hymenobacter nivis genome containing:
- a CDS encoding efflux RND transporter periplasmic adaptor subunit, whose product is MNFLFRRAFFRPFTLAATAGLLAAGLSGCSARAEKDTAEAPPVVPVVTLKISSQELHRDYVADVQAVRNVEVRAQVAGFLEHIYVEEGKPVKKGQLLFRLNASAYQNKLAQARAVVASAQAQAAAVRVERDRVRLLVDKNVIAKSELALSDSKVNDAQAQIAAARAGEAAARLSLSYTLVRAPFDGVIDRIPLKMGSVVQEGTLLTTVSDLSSVFAYFDVAEGSYMDYNKAKKLHPELHPDSVHLTLANGDVYPLTGHIETAESEFNPNTGSIALKARFANPQRLLKHGASGKVRITSELPTALLLPQKAVFEVQDKNYVYVVDQSGLIHTRNFVPQARIGDSYVVKEGLKPGERVVYEGAPELRDGQLIRAKAVLLDSAAVAAQ